Proteins from a genomic interval of Heteronotia binoei isolate CCM8104 ecotype False Entrance Well chromosome 5, APGP_CSIRO_Hbin_v1, whole genome shotgun sequence:
- the LOC132570993 gene encoding vomeronasal type-2 receptor 26-like — protein sequence MLGGYYHPSLSPASRHIEAVKCVWTVAALQLEYSKFWNILSFIFSVHEINQNPRLLPNITLGYNIYETLSSERLIFDAMVDLISAEWKNVPNYHCGGQNNSLAVLEGGTSDISTHISNILSIYKIPQISYGSDKQINEEKTQLPVFYLINPEEKAYFLGVVKLLLHFRWTWIGLIVPDTDDGMEFSRTMKALMTSNGICVVFSHNIKGETAIFQSMILAVDDIIFSLSQTKVNVLVLYGDFNFLFFFMYFKKTIDNIMDSIAGKVWVTVSLQVISAHHDMHGSLSVIQTRKRQTHDNSDTLFSRMNRFGEEAFNCSYSKYVRSAKGQQRCAEKDKLEAPTQDVLERVLYDEGHNIYIGLQAVARALHSAYTSRKGPLKVGGGERLELQRVQSWQLYPFLRNLQLYNTSVEENRDPSAILDIVNWVVFPNKSCGGVKVGSIERKTFTSRKFSIDQDAIVWPRGYNQTLPQSRCTENCQSGSMKLIGKEKPVCCYTCAPCKEGTISVQEDADRCDKCPEDQYPNKDRTQCVPKIITFLSYQEPLGISLVFFALLLAIMTSFMLGIFIKYLDTPIVKANNRDLTYILLVSLLLSFLSSLLFIGQPRKVTCLLRQTTFSIIFSVAVSSVLAKTITVVVAFMATKPGNRMRKWLGRSLANSIVLSCSVVQVGLCVIWLGISPPFPDSDMHSQPGQITLQCNEGSLAMFYGALGYMGFLAAISFVVAFLARKLPGAFNEAKLITFSMLVFCSVWVSFVPTYLSTKGKYMVAVQIFSILASSAGLLGCIFFLKCYIIVVRPDLNTKEHLMMKSEGGI from the exons atGCTAGGGGGCTACTACCATCCctctctgtcccctgcatcaCGGCATATTGAGGCTGTCAAGTGTGTTTGGACGGTGGCTGCCCTACA GCTTGAATACTCAAAATTCTGGAACATTCTGTCCTTCATCTTCAGCGTTCATGAGATCAATCAGAATCCTAGGCTGTTGCCCAACATTACTCTGGGCTACAACATCTATGAAACCTTGTCCAGTGAAAGACTGATTTTTGATGCCATGGTTGATCTGATATCTGCTGAATGGAAGAACGTTCCCAACTATCACTGTGGAGGTCAGAATAACTCACTGGCTGTTCTTGAAGGAGGAACCTCTGACATCTCTACCCACATTTCCAACATATTGAGCATCTACAAAATCCCACAG ATCAGTTATGGATCTGATAAGCAAATCAATGAGGAAAAAACTCAGCTACCAGTTTTCTACCTAATAAACCCCGAAGAGAAGGCTTATTTTCTGGGGGTTGTCAAACTGCTCCTGCATTTTAGATGGACATGGATTGGTTTGATTGTTCCGGACACCGACGATGGAATGGAGTTCTCGAGAACCATGAAAGCGTTGATGACTAGTAATGGTATCTGTGTCGTCTTCTCACACAACATCAAAGGAGAGACGGCAATTTTCCAAAGCATGATCCTAGCAGTGGATGATATAATTTTCTCTCTGAGTCAGACAAAAGTTAATGTGCTGGTTTTGTATGGAGACTTTAACTTCCTGTTTTTTTTCATGTACTTTAAGAAAACAATTGATAACATCATGGATTCCATAGCGGGAAAAGTTTGGGTCACAGTGTCTTTGCAGGTCATCAGCGCGCATCATGATATGCACGGCTCTTTGTCTGTAATCCAGACACGAAAGAGGCAAACACATGACAACTCTGACACGCTTTTCAGTCGTATGAATCGGTTTGGGGAGGAAGCTTTTAATTGTTCGTATTCCAAATATGTGCGGTCTGCAAAAGGCCAGCAGAGATGTGCCGAGAAGGATAAACTGGAAGCTCCTACTCAAGATGTGCTTGAAAGAGTCCTATATGATGAAGGCCACAATATTTACATTGGTCTCCAGGCTGTGGCTCGTGCCTTGCATTCTGCATACACATCCAGGAAAGGTCCGCTGAAGGTGGGAGGTGGAGAAAGACTGGAACTTCAAAGGGTGCAGTCCTGGCAG CTTTATCCTTTCCTGAGGAACCTCCAGCTTTACAATACTTCTGTGGAGGAGAATAGGGATCCATCAGCAATCCTTGACATCGTGAACTGGGTGGTGTTCCCCAACAAATCCTGTGGTGGAGTGAAAGTCGGCAGCATAGAGAGAAAAACATTCACATCCAGGAAGTTCTCCATCGATCAGGATGCCATTGTGTGGCCTCGGGGGTATAATCAG ACCCTGCCCCAGTCCAGGTGTACCGAGAACTGTCAGTCAGGATCCATGAAGCTGATTGGGAAAGAAAAGCCAGTTTGCTGCTACACTTGTGCTCCGTGTAAGGAAGGAACCATCTCCGTTCAGGAAG ATGCAGACCGCTGCGACAAATGTCCAGAAGATCAGTATCCAAACAAGGACCGGACTCAATGTGTCCCCAAAATTATAACTTTCCTGTCCTATCAAGAACCTTTGGGAATCAGTTTAGTTTTctttgccctgctgttggccataATGACAAGTTTTATGCTGGGAATCTTCATCAAATACCTGGATACTCCaatagtcaaagccaacaaccgggaCCTCACCTACATTCTCCTCGtctccctcctgctttcctttctgTCCTCCCTTTTATTCATTGGGCAGCCAAGGAAGGTGACCTGCCTTCTCCGACAAACCACCTTCAGCATCATCTTCTCAGTTGCTGTCTCTTCTgtgttggccaaaaccatcactgtggtgGTGGCCTTTATGGCGACTAAGCCGGGAAAcaggatgaggaaatggctgggAAGGAGCTTGGCAAACTCCATTGTTCTTTCTTGTTCTGTTGTGCAAGTTGGCCTGTGCGTCATCTGGCTTGggatctctccccccttcccagactCTGACATGCACTCCCAGCCTGGTCAGATCACCCTGCAATGCAATGAAGGGTCTCTGGCCATGTTTTATGGTGCCCTGGGCTACATGGGCTTCCTGGCAGCCATCTCCTTTGTGGTGGCTTTCCTGGCCAGGAAGCTTCCAGGggccttcaatgaagccaagctgatcaccttcagcatgctggtcttTTGCAGCGTATGGGTGTCCTTTGTGCCCACATACCTGAGCACAAAGGGGAAATACATGGTAGCCGTgcagatcttctccatcttggcttCCAGTGCTGGATTACTGGGCTGCATCTTCTTCCTCAAATGCTACATTATTGTAGTGAGACCTGATCTGAATACCAAGGAGCATCTAATGATGAAATCTGAGGGTGGCATCTGA